Proteins co-encoded in one Nematostella vectensis chromosome 15, jaNemVect1.1, whole genome shotgun sequence genomic window:
- the LOC5506979 gene encoding neuropeptide FF receptor 2 has translation MNSTVEQARNATHQYYQYCRYNYDLTLQVVLTFAYAVIFPISLLGNSLVLFVVYRHHTLRNALNYLIVNMAIADLLVTIFTMPYSVSYLYIQNRWFGGVFGEILCKVVQSAVAISIAASIFTLTTITIDRFISIVYVWKQTLTLGTSKLALVLIWVFSVGMFGFYFRAYRVNKSARGLSCDPKYDFAPEEFPKYFAVCMFVFLYAVPLALMAVLYSIICRKLFKKEMGGGGDEQINNKKKRVIKMLITCTIFFAICWLPLHVLHFLIYFDLMSFLCSPLFLRLFGFWLGHANSALNPILYVIFNKTFRKAFLNALHIKAFDSLNSTAGPTTRRSTLRKQAVSGPENNNKRCDRRSPGRFRMPFVKVYAKLRNGGSEEDPSEPSSIDKRKSTMVVSERMTCL, from the coding sequence CGCGGAACGCCACCCATCAGTACTATCAATACTGTCGCTATAACTACGATCTGACATTGCAAGTGGTTCTGACGTTCGCTTACGCCGTCATCTTCCCTATTTCGTTGCTAGGTAACTCATTGGTGTTGTTTGTGGTGTATCGTCATCACACTCTGCGTAACGCTCTCAACTACTTGATCGTGAACATGGCCATCGCCGACCTCCTTGTGACGATCTTCACCATGCCCTACTCCGTCAGCTATCTCTATATACAAAACAGGTGGTTTGGCGGCGTCTTCGGGGAGATTCTTTGCAAAGTCGTTCAGTCAGCCGTGGCGATTTCGATCGCTGCATCAATCTTCACcctaaccaccatcaccatcgatAGATTCATCAGTATAGTGTACGTATGGAAGCAGACCTTGACTCTGGGGACGTCTAAATTAGCGTTGGTGCTGATATGGGTGTTCTCCGTTGGGATGTTTGGTTTTTACTTTCGCGCTTATCGCGTCAATAAAAGCGCCCGCGGTCTTTCGTGTGACCCCAAGTACGACTTCGCCCCCGAGGAATTCCCGAAGTACTTCGCCGTGTGCATGTTCGTGTTTCTTTACGCGGTCCCATTGGCCCTGATGGCGGTGCTCTACTCGATTATCTGCCGGAAGCTTTTCAAGAAGGAGATGGGGGGTGGCGGGGACGAGCAGATTAACAACAAGAAGAAACGCGTCATCAAGATGCTGATCACGTGCACCATCTTCTTCGCGATCTGCTGGCTGCCGCTGCACGTGCTGCACTTCCTTATCTACTTTGATCTCATGTCCTTCCTCTGCTCGCCGTTGTTTTTAAGACTTTTCGGCTTCTGGCTTGGCCACGCCAACAGCGCTCTAAATCCGATTCTCTATGTGATTTTCAACAAGACTTTCCGAAAGGCGTTCCTGAACGCCTTGCATATCAAAGCCTTCGACAGTTTAAACTCGACAGCTGGACCGACCACACGACGAAGCACGTTGCGCAAACAAGCCGTCTCCGGCccagaaaacaataacaagcgCTGCGATCGGAGAAGCCCGGGCAGGTTTCGGATGCCATTCGTGAAGGTTTACGCGAAGCTGAGAAATGGAGGAAGCGAAGAAGACCCGAGCGAGCCTTCGAGTATTGATAAAAGAAAATCGACCATGGTCGTGTCGGAAAGAATGACTTGTTTGTGA